The following coding sequences are from one Patescibacteria group bacterium window:
- a CDS encoding slipin family protein has translation MEIIISILSILFFPVIFVGGYILLGLRIIDQYDRAVILTLGKYTSTRQPGLTWIFLGFQRMIKIDMRITTTDIPQQEVITKDNVPVGINAVVYFQVQSAENAILNIKDYTLAVSQYAQAALRDVIGGIELDALLSEREKIAEEIQKIVVAATQSWGILVTDIKIQDIELPADMKRVMAKQAESERERRAIIIRAEGEFQASERLAQAAKILSSTPGGISMRTLQTIEKINPDPSKTVIFALPVEVLEGVKALAQTIKQ, from the coding sequence ATGGAAATTATTATTTCAATCTTATCAATACTGTTTTTTCCGGTTATATTTGTCGGCGGTTATATTCTGCTCGGCTTAAGAATTATCGATCAGTATGATCGTGCTGTGATTTTAACACTGGGTAAATACACTAGCACCAGACAACCGGGTCTGACATGGATTTTTCTCGGTTTTCAACGCATGATAAAGATTGATATGCGTATCACCACCACCGATATTCCACAGCAAGAAGTCATTACTAAAGATAATGTGCCAGTTGGTATCAATGCCGTAGTGTATTTTCAAGTGCAATCAGCTGAAAATGCTATTCTGAATATTAAAGATTACACCCTAGCCGTTTCGCAATATGCTCAAGCGGCTTTACGCGATGTGATTGGTGGCATTGAACTTGATGCGTTGTTATCCGAACGAGAAAAAATCGCTGAAGAGATTCAAAAAATAGTTGTAGCGGCCACCCAATCTTGGGGTATTCTAGTAACCGACATTAAAATTCAAGACATTGAGTTACCGGCTGATATGAAACGCGTCATGGCCAAGCAAGCGGAATCAGAACGAGAACGTCGGGCTATCATCATTCGCGCCGAGGGTGAATTTCAAGCCTCCGAACGTTTAGCTCAAGCCGCTAAAATATTAAGTTCTACACCCGGCGGTATCTCGATGCGTACTTTACAGACTATTGAAAAAATTAATCCAGATCCATCCAAAACAGTGATCTTTGCTTTGCCGGTAGAAGTACTTGAAGGTGTCAAAGCGCTTGCTCAGACCATCAAACAATAG